The Chryseobacterium wanjuense genome includes a window with the following:
- a CDS encoding peptidylprolyl isomerase, with the protein MTNKLKITFLFGIFIMLFATNMVKAQLKQGELVDGIAAVIGDEIVLESDVNEQMNYAKQQGASNIDKCEFLENLLNNKLLVYEAKKDTLIENRSAAIKEQANAKYQQLLSQFPDEKTMLAAYKFRNGYEMKNAIEKIDTDTYYGQAKYQRVTEKADVTPNEVTDFYNTYKAQLPEIKDEVSLSQIMMYPKLTEAHKQDLINRLKKIKKDIEGGETFESQARIYSEDPGSASNGGLMKNISKGQMVKPFEAAALNLQEGEISDPVESEFGYHIIQLVKRSGKIYDARHILLMATPTDEEIKTAKNKLDSIRTLISNGKITFKDAAFRYSDDKRTKFNAGVIAGSDGSNKIERESVPGTISYELAGLNKGDITTAFDDEDERKRKVVKIVKIEDVIPAHQITLETDYDRIKQMALNKKRNEMVEKFVNSKLPTTFISIDGRYDSCNFKGSWKKDSIKK; encoded by the coding sequence ATGACAAATAAACTTAAGATCACTTTTCTTTTTGGAATTTTCATCATGTTGTTCGCGACAAATATGGTGAAAGCTCAGCTAAAACAGGGAGAATTAGTGGATGGTATTGCTGCTGTAATCGGTGATGAAATCGTTTTGGAATCTGATGTGAATGAGCAGATGAATTATGCAAAACAGCAGGGAGCTTCTAATATCGATAAGTGTGAGTTTTTGGAAAACCTTCTGAATAACAAACTTCTGGTATACGAAGCGAAAAAAGATACTTTAATTGAAAACCGTTCTGCTGCGATCAAAGAGCAGGCTAACGCAAAATATCAGCAGTTGCTTTCTCAGTTCCCTGACGAAAAAACGATGTTGGCTGCATATAAGTTCAGAAACGGTTACGAAATGAAAAATGCTATCGAAAAGATCGATACAGATACATATTACGGACAGGCAAAATACCAGAGAGTTACTGAAAAAGCAGACGTTACTCCTAACGAAGTAACCGATTTTTACAATACATACAAAGCACAGCTGCCAGAGATTAAAGATGAGGTTTCATTATCTCAGATTATGATGTATCCTAAGCTTACGGAAGCTCATAAGCAGGATTTGATCAACAGGCTTAAAAAAATCAAGAAAGATATCGAAGGAGGAGAAACTTTTGAAAGCCAGGCAAGAATCTATTCTGAAGATCCAGGTTCGGCTTCAAATGGTGGTTTGATGAAAAATATTTCTAAAGGACAAATGGTAAAACCTTTCGAGGCTGCCGCTCTGAACCTTCAGGAAGGTGAAATTTCAGATCCTGTCGAGTCAGAATTTGGTTACCACATCATTCAGTTGGTGAAAAGATCAGGAAAGATCTATGACGCAAGACATATTCTTTTAATGGCGACGCCTACGGATGAAGAGATCAAAACGGCAAAAAATAAATTAGACAGTATCAGAACTTTAATCAGTAATGGTAAAATTACTTTTAAAGATGCTGCATTCAGATATTCTGACGACAAAAGAACGAAGTTCAACGCAGGGGTAATTGCCGGCTCAGACGGTTCTAACAAGATTGAAAGAGAATCTGTTCCCGGAACCATCAGCTACGAATTGGCTGGTTTGAACAAAGGAGACATTACCACAGCTTTTGACGATGAAGATGAAAGAAAGAGAAAAGTGGTAAAAATCGTAAAAATTGAGGACGTAATTCCTGCACACCAGATTACTTTGGAAACAGATTACGACAGAATCAAGCAGATGGCGCTCAATAAAAAACGAAATGAAATGGTTGAAAAATTTGTCAATTCAAAACTTCCGACCACGTTTATTTCTATTGATGGCCGTTACGATTCCTGCAACTTTAAAGGAAGCTGGAAAAAAGATTCAATTAAAAAATAA
- a CDS encoding PfkB family carbohydrate kinase, producing MKLLVVGSVAFDAIETPFGKTDKILGGAATYIGITSSILGVKSGIVSVVGGDFPQEHLDMFTDRDINIEGIEIVKEGKTFFWSGKYHNDLNTRDTLATEVNVLENFDPKIPDSMQDAEILLLGNLHPGVQLSVLEKMNNRPKLVILDTMNFWMDSAWDILMDMIAKTDVITINDEEARQLSGEYSLVKAAKKIHTLGPKYVIIKKGEHGALLFHDNKVFAIPALPLEEVFDPTGAGDTFAGGFAAYLAKKGKFDFETMKSALIVGSAMASFTVEKFGTERIEEVKESDMFGRLRQFKELTTFDVEVQ from the coding sequence ATGAAACTTTTAGTTGTAGGAAGTGTTGCGTTCGACGCGATCGAGACGCCATTTGGAAAAACTGATAAAATTTTAGGAGGTGCAGCGACCTATATCGGGATCACTTCATCTATTTTGGGTGTAAAATCCGGAATCGTTTCTGTTGTTGGGGGAGATTTTCCTCAAGAACACCTTGATATGTTTACAGACAGAGATATCAATATCGAAGGAATTGAAATCGTAAAAGAAGGAAAAACGTTCTTCTGGTCCGGAAAATACCACAACGATCTTAATACCAGAGATACTTTGGCAACTGAAGTAAATGTTTTGGAAAATTTTGATCCGAAAATTCCTGATTCTATGCAGGATGCGGAGATTTTATTGTTAGGGAACCTTCATCCGGGAGTACAGCTTTCAGTTCTTGAAAAAATGAACAACCGTCCGAAACTGGTTATCCTCGATACCATGAATTTCTGGATGGATTCTGCTTGGGATATTCTGATGGATATGATTGCTAAAACAGACGTGATCACGATCAACGACGAGGAAGCAAGACAGCTTTCAGGAGAATATTCTCTGGTAAAAGCAGCTAAAAAGATTCATACCCTGGGACCAAAATATGTTATCATTAAAAAAGGGGAACACGGGGCTTTGCTTTTCCATGATAATAAAGTATTTGCCATTCCGGCGTTACCTTTGGAAGAAGTTTTCGATCCTACGGGAGCGGGAGATACTTTCGCGGGTGGTTTTGCAGCTTATCTGGCGAAAAAAGGGAAATTCGATTTCGAAACAATGAAATCTGCATTAATTGTAGGTTCTGCAATGGCTTCTTTCACAGTTGAGAAATTCGGAACGGAAAGAATCGAGGAAGTAAAAGAATCTGATATGTTCGGAAGATTGAGACAATTTAAAGAATTGACCACTTTCGACGTCGAAGTACAATAA
- the gldD gene encoding gliding motility lipoprotein GldD → MFKNVIFIFVALLLMSCGKDPVPKPYGELRLEYPAPKYQKFENNCAYTFEYSDFAKITNAKKPCWYYLNYPKMKAKIFVTYYPIQNDFAEHIREAEKMVYEHTIKASAIDTKSFEYPDKKVYGNFYELKGQSASNLQFYITDSTKHFVTAYLYFNTRPKPDSLAPAVDYIKKDMKHLLDTFEWKK, encoded by the coding sequence ATGTTTAAAAACGTCATTTTTATTTTTGTAGCATTGCTTTTGATGTCCTGCGGAAAAGATCCTGTTCCGAAGCCTTACGGAGAACTTCGTCTGGAATATCCGGCACCAAAATATCAGAAATTTGAAAACAATTGTGCGTATACATTTGAATACTCTGATTTTGCTAAAATTACGAATGCCAAAAAGCCTTGCTGGTATTATCTGAACTATCCGAAAATGAAAGCCAAGATTTTCGTGACGTATTATCCGATACAGAATGACTTTGCAGAGCACATCAGGGAAGCGGAAAAAATGGTTTACGAACATACGATTAAAGCAAGTGCCATCGATACAAAATCCTTCGAATATCCTGATAAAAAGGTATACGGGAATTTTTACGAGCTGAAAGGGCAGAGCGCTTCCAATCTTCAATTTTACATTACAGACAGCACGAAACATTTCGTGACGGCTTATTTATACTTTAATACAAGACCAAAGCCAGATTCTTTGGCTCCTGCGGTGGATTATATCAAAAAAGATATGAAACATCTGCTCGACACATTTGAATGGAAAAAATAA